From Streptomyces griseorubiginosus, one genomic window encodes:
- a CDS encoding DUF2252 domain-containing protein — MSVPQLNDEHRGEEILAVFDTAFGELLAADPAAFRVKFRKMAASAFAFYRGTACLFYHDLDEEKRGGPYLDERTSRVWIHGDLHAENFGTYMDANGRLIFNVNDFDEAYVGPFTWDLKRFAASVALIGYAKALGDDQISELVRVYAAAYRERIHALATGAKSDEVPPFTLDTAEGPLLGALREARALTRFGLLESMTEIRDFERRFAGGGGSIELDAATRYKVLAAFDGYLETLPEASLDRPDSYRVKDVVGRRGIGIGSAGLPSYNILLEGHTDALENDVVIYIKQAQTPAVSRHITDPEIRDYFQHEGHRTVISQRALQQHADPWLGWTELGGAGQLVAEISPYAVDLDWSDIDDPEEIAAVVADLGRATATMHGAADDQSGESLVPFSTERAIDAAIAADEEGFAELLVDFAHSYGARARADHQTFVDLFRNGRIPGL, encoded by the coding sequence ATGTCGGTACCGCAGCTCAACGACGAGCACCGCGGCGAGGAGATCCTCGCCGTCTTCGACACCGCCTTCGGCGAGCTCCTGGCCGCCGACCCGGCCGCGTTCCGCGTCAAGTTCCGCAAGATGGCGGCCTCGGCGTTCGCGTTCTACCGGGGCACGGCGTGCCTCTTCTACCACGACCTCGACGAGGAGAAGCGGGGCGGCCCGTACCTGGACGAGCGCACCTCGCGCGTGTGGATCCACGGCGACCTGCATGCGGAGAACTTCGGCACGTACATGGACGCCAACGGCCGGCTGATCTTCAACGTCAACGACTTCGACGAGGCCTACGTCGGCCCCTTCACCTGGGACCTGAAGCGCTTCGCGGCCTCCGTCGCGCTGATCGGGTACGCGAAGGCGCTCGGCGACGACCAGATCAGCGAGCTGGTGCGGGTGTACGCGGCCGCGTACCGGGAGCGGATCCACGCCCTGGCCACCGGCGCCAAGAGCGACGAGGTGCCGCCGTTCACGCTGGACACCGCCGAGGGCCCGCTGCTGGGCGCGCTGCGCGAGGCCCGCGCGCTCACCCGTTTCGGGCTCCTGGAGTCGATGACCGAGATCCGTGACTTCGAGCGCCGGTTCGCCGGGGGCGGCGGCTCGATCGAGCTGGACGCGGCCACCCGCTACAAGGTGCTGGCCGCCTTCGACGGCTATCTGGAGACCCTGCCGGAGGCCTCCCTTGACCGCCCGGACTCCTACCGCGTCAAGGACGTCGTGGGCCGCCGGGGCATCGGCATCGGCTCGGCCGGGCTGCCGTCGTACAACATCCTCCTGGAGGGCCACACCGACGCCCTGGAGAACGACGTCGTCATCTACATCAAGCAGGCCCAGACCCCGGCCGTCTCACGGCACATCACCGACCCGGAGATCCGCGACTACTTCCAGCACGAGGGCCACCGCACGGTGATCTCCCAGCGCGCCCTCCAGCAGCACGCCGACCCGTGGCTGGGCTGGACCGAGCTGGGCGGCGCGGGCCAGCTGGTCGCCGAGATCTCGCCGTACGCCGTGGATCTGGACTGGAGCGACATCGACGACCCGGAGGAGATCGCGGCGGTCGTCGCCGACCTCGGCCGGGCGACCGCGACCATGCACGGGGCGGCCGACGACCAGTCCGGCGAGTCCCTGGTGCCCTTCTCCACCGAGCGGGCCATCGACGCGGCGATCGCGGCCGACGAGGAGGGCTTCGCGGAGCTCCTGGTCGACTTCGCGCACAGCTACGGCGCACGCGCGCGTGCCGACCACCAGACCTTCGTGGACCTGTTCCGCAACGGCCGCATCCCCGGCCTGTGA